A genomic stretch from Candidatus Kapaibacterium thiocyanatum includes:
- a CDS encoding transcriptional regulator yields the protein MLSKSCIYGIQAAIYVASQRGEDYVAISRIAEQLNISFHFLTKVLQQVTQAGLMISYRGPKGGVALTRPTAHITLYDIICAIDGSEMFTECMLGLPGCGHQEPCPAHEHWVEVRTRFTSLARRTTLSQLASRAKDLNVRLANDSVKP from the coding sequence ATTCTCTCCAAGTCCTGTATCTACGGCATCCAGGCCGCCATCTACGTTGCTTCTCAGCGTGGGGAGGACTACGTGGCCATCAGCCGTATCGCGGAGCAACTGAACATCTCGTTCCACTTCCTCACCAAGGTCCTGCAGCAGGTCACGCAGGCTGGTCTCATGATATCCTATCGCGGTCCCAAAGGAGGCGTGGCCCTCACACGTCCTACGGCCCACATCACCCTCTACGATATCATCTGCGCCATCGACGGGTCGGAAATGTTCACGGAGTGCATGCTGGGCCTTCCCGGATGCGGACATCAGGAACCCTGTCCGGCCCACGAGCACTGGGTCGAGGTCCGGACGCGCTTCACATCTCTCGCGAGACGTACCACGCTATCCCAGTTGGCCAGCCGGGCCAAGGATCTGAACGTGCGATTGGCGAACGATAGCGTCAAACCATGA
- a CDS encoding riboflavin biosynthesis protein RibD gives MAAEVIEGSHERWMDRALDLALRGTGHASPNPRVGCVIVDGDRILAEGWHAYPGAPHAEAMALSLLDRSTITPSTTLYVNLEPCSHHGRTPPCADAIVASGIRNVVTGIGDPNPLVSGTGIRRLRDHGIAVETDVREEECRWINRTFMHHVTTLTPYLVLKIAQSLDGCVARTATAPYPVTGAGSRRRVHALRAEFDAVMTGIGTVLADDPLLTVRDVEGRNPLRIVLDTHLHLPLQSAIVRTAQDVPTLCLCSPDSASGPSAEPLRDHGIDVIGIPVRDRHIDLGEAMRLLGGKNVASVMCEAGPRVTASLLEHGLVQELRLLTAPFIMGDGLRWNGGLLADSTWRLHDVETIDADIHTTLIRE, from the coding sequence GTGGCCGCCGAAGTAATCGAAGGAAGCCATGAGCGCTGGATGGACCGGGCACTCGACCTCGCGCTGAGGGGTACGGGACACGCCAGTCCGAATCCGCGTGTCGGCTGCGTCATCGTCGACGGCGATCGCATTCTCGCCGAAGGATGGCATGCCTATCCGGGCGCACCCCATGCCGAGGCCATGGCTCTCTCCCTGCTCGACCGGTCCACGATCACACCGTCGACCACTCTCTACGTCAATCTCGAACCGTGCTCGCATCACGGACGTACACCGCCGTGTGCCGATGCCATCGTCGCATCGGGCATCAGAAACGTCGTGACGGGAATCGGCGACCCGAATCCCTTGGTATCGGGCACGGGCATCCGCAGGCTCCGCGATCACGGCATCGCGGTCGAAACCGACGTCCGCGAAGAGGAATGCCGCTGGATCAACCGCACGTTCATGCATCATGTCACGACGCTCACACCATACCTCGTGCTGAAGATCGCCCAGTCGCTGGACGGCTGCGTGGCCCGTACGGCCACGGCGCCCTATCCCGTGACGGGTGCCGGAAGCCGCAGGCGTGTCCACGCACTGCGGGCCGAGTTCGATGCCGTGATGACGGGAATCGGTACGGTACTGGCCGACGATCCGCTCCTGACCGTGCGCGACGTCGAAGGGCGGAATCCCCTGCGCATCGTCCTCGATACCCACCTTCATCTGCCCTTGCAGAGCGCCATCGTACGAACGGCGCAGGACGTTCCCACGCTGTGCCTGTGCTCGCCGGATTCCGCGTCGGGCCCGTCTGCAGAGCCGTTACGCGATCACGGGATCGACGTCATCGGAATACCCGTGCGGGACCGGCATATCGACCTCGGCGAGGCCATGCGACTGCTCGGAGGAAAGAACGTGGCCTCCGTCATGTGCGAGGCAGGACCACGGGTAACCGCTTCGTTGCTCGAGCATGGACTGGTGCAGGAGCTTCGGCTTCTGACCGCTCCCTTCATCATGGGTGACGGCCTCCGGTGGAACGGCGGATTGCTCGCAGACAGCACGTGGCGCCTTCACGACGTCGAAACGATCGACGCGGATATCCATACCACGCTGATTCGCGAATGA
- a CDS encoding cytochrome c oxidase accessory protein CcoG, with product MSITDAPVEDHERFRNELGSIYRDGRRKWIFARKPSGPFYRWRTVLGWLLLAFLVLSPFIEVNGHQFMLFDLFERRFVILGMVFWPQDIWLLVLLFLTGIVSLVLFTATLGRIWCGWLCPQTIFMEMVFRKIEWMIDGPPAEQVRRTNGPWTKERILRTVAKQSIFFAISFGIANVFLAYLIGSDTLLSYVREGIAPHLVVFLPLLAFTGVFYLVFARFREQACIIVCPYGRYMSALVDESTIAITYDFRRGEKRGKFTRGDKEAAAAGEPRPSGLGDCIDCHQCVTVCPTGIDIRNGIQLECVNCTACIDACDDVMTKIGRPKGLIRYASVKSIIDGASNWMTPRIKAYAAVWIVLVSVVAVLFFTRRDVDILVLRQEGTTWVATSQGVGNFYRMEVINKTSERRTISMRVIEPANVIIKPLTDMTTIGPYEERKGRFMLIVPDSLTSRGSIPIRVSIRANDDEVWNEQTSFLVSRNGSR from the coding sequence ATGTCAATCACCGATGCACCCGTCGAGGATCACGAGCGGTTCAGGAACGAGCTCGGCAGTATCTACCGTGATGGCCGTCGTAAATGGATCTTCGCGAGGAAGCCGAGCGGACCGTTCTATCGCTGGCGTACGGTGCTCGGATGGTTGCTGCTGGCCTTCCTCGTCCTGTCCCCGTTCATCGAGGTGAACGGTCATCAGTTCATGCTCTTCGATCTCTTCGAACGACGGTTCGTGATCCTCGGCATGGTCTTCTGGCCACAGGACATCTGGTTGCTCGTCCTGCTCTTCCTTACGGGCATCGTTTCGCTGGTGTTGTTCACGGCGACGCTCGGACGGATCTGGTGTGGCTGGCTGTGCCCGCAGACGATCTTCATGGAGATGGTCTTCAGGAAGATCGAATGGATGATCGACGGCCCGCCTGCGGAGCAGGTGCGGAGAACGAACGGGCCATGGACGAAGGAGCGCATCCTGCGGACCGTCGCCAAGCAATCCATCTTCTTCGCCATTTCCTTCGGTATCGCCAACGTCTTCCTCGCCTATCTGATCGGCAGCGATACGCTGTTGTCGTACGTGAGGGAAGGGATCGCTCCTCATCTCGTCGTCTTCCTTCCACTGCTCGCATTCACGGGTGTCTTCTACCTGGTCTTCGCGCGGTTCCGTGAGCAGGCCTGTATCATCGTCTGTCCGTACGGACGGTACATGTCGGCCCTGGTCGATGAATCGACCATCGCCATCACGTACGATTTCCGTCGAGGCGAGAAGCGGGGCAAGTTCACGAGGGGAGACAAGGAAGCTGCCGCGGCCGGAGAGCCCCGTCCTTCGGGCCTTGGCGACTGCATCGACTGCCATCAGTGCGTGACGGTCTGCCCGACGGGCATCGACATCCGGAACGGTATCCAGCTCGAGTGCGTGAACTGCACGGCCTGCATCGATGCCTGCGATGACGTTATGACGAAGATCGGCCGTCCGAAGGGACTGATCCGCTATGCAAGTGTGAAGTCCATCATCGACGGTGCATCGAACTGGATGACGCCGCGCATCAAGGCCTATGCCGCCGTGTGGATCGTACTCGTCTCCGTCGTCGCCGTGCTGTTCTTCACGCGACGTGACGTCGACATTCTCGTGTTGCGGCAGGAAGGAACGACGTGGGTAGCGACATCCCAGGGTGTCGGGAATTTCTATCGTATGGAAGTGATCAACAAGACGAGCGAGCGCCGGACGATATCGATGCGCGTCATCGAGCCGGCGAACGTCATCATCAAGCCACTGACGGACATGACGACGATCGGTCCATACGAGGAGCGGAAGGGACGCTTCATGCTCATCGTACCCGATTCACTGACGAGTCGCGGTTCGATACCGATCCGTGTGTCCATTCGCGCGAATGACGACGAAGTATGGAATGAGCAGACCTCGTTCCTTGTTTCACGAAACGGGAGCAGGTGA
- a CDS encoding cytochrome oxidase maturation protein, cbb3-type produces the protein MDIMMLLVPCSLLVSGGFLFAFLWATRSGQFDDTSTPAIRMLFDEPAKIENIENDEHQRTTKGLDS, from the coding sequence ATGGACATCATGATGCTGCTGGTCCCGTGCAGCCTGCTCGTCTCGGGCGGCTTCCTGTTCGCCTTCCTATGGGCCACGAGGAGCGGACAGTTCGACGACACGTCGACACCGGCGATACGCATGCTCTTCGACGAACCTGCGAAGATCGAGAACATTGAAAACGACGAACATCAACGTACAACGAAAGGACTCGATTCATGA
- a CDS encoding guanylate kinase — protein MSNDAAAHGRKHLIVLSAPSGAGKTTVARHLLTVFPHLQFSVSATTRAQRPGEVHGKDYVFLTREEFRTEIEHEGLIEYEEIFGNYYGTLRAQVQESIDKGEDVIFDVDVKGALSLRAAFPDDTLLMFIAPPSIDILEARLRNRHTETDEQIALRLSRAEMEMASRDRFDVVIVNDVLENTLRLAEQAVRAAIS, from the coding sequence ATGTCGAATGATGCCGCCGCACACGGACGCAAGCACCTCATCGTTCTCAGCGCTCCGAGCGGAGCGGGGAAGACGACCGTCGCCAGACATCTGCTGACGGTATTTCCGCACCTTCAGTTCTCCGTTTCCGCCACCACGCGTGCCCAGCGCCCCGGCGAAGTACATGGCAAGGACTACGTCTTCCTCACACGGGAGGAATTCCGCACCGAGATCGAACATGAAGGCCTCATCGAATACGAAGAGATCTTCGGCAATTACTACGGCACCCTGCGTGCACAGGTCCAGGAGTCGATCGACAAGGGTGAGGACGTCATCTTCGACGTCGATGTCAAGGGTGCCCTCTCGCTGAGGGCGGCATTCCCGGACGACACCCTGCTCATGTTCATCGCGCCTCCGTCCATCGACATTCTGGAAGCCCGCCTCCGGAACAGACATACGGAGACGGACGAACAGATCGCCCTTCGTCTCTCCCGCGCGGAAATGGAAATGGCAAGCCGTGACCGCTTCGACGTCGTCATCGTTAACGACGTGCTGGAGAATACCTTACGGCTTGCCGAGCAGGCCGTCCGCGCCGCTATTTCGTAA
- a CDS encoding transketolase: MNGTSASNGNGHAPAWSREDVLNDYRMATESRHASLLGRREVLTGKAKFGIFGDGKEVAQLAMARAFRPGDWRSGYYRDQTFMFATGESSIQKFFAQLYAHTDVVAEPASAGRSMNGHFATRFLDDQGRFLEQTSRNNVSADVSPTGSQMPRLVGLAYASRLYRDVDVLKEMKEFSANGNEVAFGTIGNASCAEGMFWESVNAIGVLKSPAIISIWDDGYGISVPNDVQVTKSNVGELLSGFQRAAGTKDGYDVRTVRAWDYPALMKVYAEAAETARREHVPQIVHVIEVTQPQGHSTSGSHERYKSPERLQWEKDYDGIARMRAWIVEEGMATEDELTAMDTAAAQLVQEARQAAWDAYMNPIKQEIADVRTILDALTDALAAQGMADASAAVHAVCSELVAIREPFRRDVMVATHRALLAARMAPAAIRGPLSEWRHAYNERITPLYSSHLFDETGRSALDIEAIAPVITDDAQSLNGSEVINACFDAILGRDPRVLIFGEDAGKLGDVNQGTIGLQAKYGELRVTDTGIRETTILGQAIGLAMRGLRPIAEIQYLDYLLYALQLMSDDLATVHWRTRGGQRAPVIVRTRGHRLEGVWHSGSPMAGIINLVRGIHVCVPRNFVQAAGMYNTLLRSDDPALVVEVLNGYRLKEKLPTNVAEFTVPLGVPDVIREGRDLTIVTYGASCRVALEAASLLDQVGIDVEVVDVQTLLPFDTTGVILRSLEKTNRILFFDEDVPGGTTAYMMQQVIERLGGYRHLDSEPRSICARQHRPAYGTDGNYWSKPEAEHVFEAVYAMMNEADPNRYPMYY; this comes from the coding sequence ATCAACGGCACATCGGCATCGAACGGCAATGGTCATGCACCGGCATGGTCGCGTGAGGACGTACTGAACGACTACCGCATGGCGACGGAAAGCCGCCATGCATCGCTGCTCGGCCGACGCGAAGTACTGACGGGCAAGGCCAAGTTCGGCATCTTCGGCGACGGCAAGGAAGTGGCCCAACTGGCCATGGCCCGCGCCTTCCGCCCCGGCGACTGGCGCTCCGGATACTACCGCGACCAGACCTTCATGTTCGCCACCGGCGAGAGCAGCATCCAGAAGTTCTTCGCCCAGCTCTATGCCCATACCGACGTGGTAGCGGAACCTGCCTCCGCGGGACGCTCCATGAACGGTCATTTCGCGACGAGATTCCTCGACGACCAGGGACGCTTCCTCGAACAGACGTCCAGAAACAATGTCTCGGCCGACGTTTCGCCGACGGGCTCGCAGATGCCGAGGCTGGTCGGCCTGGCCTATGCATCGCGTCTGTATCGCGATGTCGACGTTCTGAAGGAGATGAAGGAATTCTCGGCCAACGGCAATGAAGTCGCCTTCGGAACCATCGGCAACGCATCGTGCGCCGAGGGAATGTTCTGGGAATCGGTCAATGCCATCGGCGTGCTGAAGTCTCCCGCCATCATCTCGATATGGGATGACGGATACGGTATCTCCGTTCCGAACGACGTCCAGGTCACGAAGAGCAACGTGGGAGAGCTTCTCTCCGGCTTCCAGCGTGCAGCAGGAACGAAGGACGGATACGACGTCCGTACCGTTCGTGCCTGGGACTATCCGGCACTGATGAAGGTCTATGCCGAAGCCGCCGAAACCGCCCGTCGCGAGCATGTTCCGCAGATCGTCCACGTCATCGAGGTGACGCAGCCGCAAGGGCACTCCACGTCGGGGAGCCACGAGCGTTACAAGTCCCCCGAACGTCTGCAATGGGAGAAGGACTACGACGGCATCGCACGCATGCGTGCATGGATCGTCGAGGAAGGGATGGCCACGGAAGACGAACTGACGGCCATGGATACCGCCGCCGCGCAGCTCGTGCAGGAGGCGAGACAGGCCGCGTGGGACGCCTACATGAATCCCATCAAACAGGAGATCGCCGACGTTCGGACCATCCTGGACGCCCTGACCGACGCTCTTGCCGCACAGGGAATGGCCGACGCTTCCGCGGCAGTACACGCGGTATGCAGCGAGCTGGTCGCCATTCGTGAACCGTTCCGCCGGGACGTGATGGTGGCGACGCATCGTGCGCTGCTGGCTGCACGGATGGCTCCCGCCGCCATACGCGGCCCCCTGTCGGAATGGCGCCATGCCTACAATGAACGGATCACCCCGTTGTATTCGTCGCATCTCTTCGACGAAACAGGGCGTTCCGCTCTCGACATCGAGGCCATCGCTCCCGTCATCACGGACGATGCGCAGTCGCTGAACGGTTCGGAAGTCATCAATGCCTGCTTCGACGCCATTCTCGGCCGCGATCCCCGCGTCCTGATCTTCGGTGAGGATGCCGGAAAGCTCGGCGACGTGAATCAGGGAACGATCGGTCTGCAGGCCAAGTACGGTGAACTGCGCGTGACCGACACGGGCATCCGTGAAACCACGATCCTCGGCCAGGCCATCGGCCTCGCCATGCGCGGCCTCCGTCCCATCGCCGAAATCCAGTACCTGGACTACCTCCTGTACGCTCTGCAACTGATGAGCGACGACCTCGCCACGGTGCACTGGCGTACGCGCGGCGGACAGCGCGCACCGGTCATCGTACGTACGCGCGGACATCGTCTGGAAGGCGTATGGCATTCCGGATCGCCGATGGCAGGCATCATCAATCTCGTCCGCGGTATCCACGTCTGCGTTCCACGGAACTTCGTCCAGGCTGCGGGGATGTACAATACGCTGCTCAGGAGCGACGATCCTGCCCTCGTCGTCGAAGTGCTCAACGGCTATCGCCTCAAGGAAAAGCTGCCGACGAACGTCGCCGAATTCACGGTGCCGCTCGGCGTACCGGACGTCATCCGTGAAGGACGTGATCTCACGATCGTCACCTACGGCGCGAGCTGCCGCGTCGCCCTCGAAGCGGCATCCCTGCTCGACCAGGTCGGTATCGACGTCGAAGTCGTCGATGTGCAGACACTGTTGCCGTTCGATACGACCGGCGTCATCCTGCGTTCGCTCGAGAAGACCAACCGGATCCTCTTCTTCGACGAAGACGTTCCCGGCGGTACCACGGCCTACATGATGCAGCAGGTCATCGAGCGCCTCGGCGGATACCGCCATCTGGATTCCGAACCCCGCTCCATTTGCGCGCGCCAGCATCGGCCAGCATACGGTACGGACGGAAACTACTGGTCCAAGCCGGAAGCCGAACATGTCTTCGAAGCGGTGTATGCCATGATGAACGAGGCAGACCCGAACCGCTATCCGATGTATTACTGA
- a CDS encoding alpha-ketoacid dehydrogenase subunit beta: MPVMTYLEAIADALRIEMHKDDRVFMIGEDIGTYGGAFKLTKGFLDEFGPKRIIDAPISEAAIIGAAIGASLNGMRPVAEMQFIDFITNGFNQLVTVAGTTAYRWSLPVPMVVRGPSGGGVGGNPFHSRDPENWFVHATGLKVVCPAFPADAKGLMTASMRDDNPVVFFEHKGLYRKIKEEVPEGEYVVPLGQANVVRQGRDCSVICYGSAVHMALAAADELERDGVSVEVVDIRTLVPFDEETVLASVRKTGRAVVAHEAVMTGGFGGEIVARIADKAFRFLDAPVKRVAAYDAPTPFAPTLEQAVLPNADKVAAAIRETMAF; encoded by the coding sequence ATGCCAGTAATGACCTATCTCGAAGCCATCGCCGATGCGCTTCGTATCGAAATGCACAAGGACGATCGTGTCTTCATGATCGGTGAGGACATCGGCACGTATGGCGGTGCCTTCAAGCTCACGAAGGGATTTCTCGACGAGTTCGGACCGAAGCGCATCATCGATGCTCCGATTTCCGAGGCCGCCATCATCGGTGCCGCCATCGGCGCATCGCTGAACGGCATGCGGCCCGTCGCAGAAATGCAGTTCATCGACTTCATCACGAACGGATTCAACCAGCTCGTGACGGTTGCCGGTACCACGGCCTATCGCTGGAGCCTGCCCGTACCCATGGTCGTTCGCGGCCCGTCGGGTGGTGGCGTGGGAGGCAATCCGTTCCACTCGCGCGACCCCGAGAACTGGTTCGTCCATGCGACCGGTCTCAAGGTCGTCTGCCCGGCCTTTCCCGCCGATGCGAAGGGCCTGATGACGGCGTCCATGCGAGACGACAACCCCGTCGTGTTCTTCGAACACAAGGGACTCTACAGGAAGATCAAGGAAGAAGTGCCGGAAGGGGAGTACGTCGTACCGCTCGGTCAGGCCAACGTCGTTCGCCAGGGACGCGACTGTTCCGTCATCTGCTATGGCAGCGCGGTCCATATGGCCCTTGCCGCCGCCGATGAGCTCGAACGTGACGGTGTCAGCGTCGAAGTGGTGGACATCCGTACGCTCGTGCCGTTCGACGAAGAGACCGTGCTGGCATCGGTACGGAAGACGGGCCGGGCCGTCGTGGCACACGAAGCCGTGATGACGGGCGGATTCGGAGGAGAGATCGTGGCACGCATCGCGGACAAGGCGTTCCGCTTCCTCGATGCTCCCGTCAAACGCGTGGCGGCCTACGACGCGCCCACGCCGTTCGCACCGACGCTCGAGCAGGCCGTCCTGCCGAATGCCGACAAGGTGGCCGCAGCCATCCGTGAAACGATGGCCTTCTGA
- a CDS encoding YicC family protein, whose product MIRSMTGYGKCDAVVNGTPTSIEVRCVNGRYLELNCRMPKEWADKEGAVRETAREQVSRGSLSIFIRQDDMPSAQPVRVNPTIARGYVEALRSLKQELSLDGEITMDHLVQFSSIFQAPDAEGERPDPWPELHRALVDALRNLNTMRDLEGAELYKDFAARLEGIETGLVDVEARSIARIPVERERLRERVRQLMAEDAVDEQRLQLEIVLLAEKLDVSEECVRLRSHIKYFRENLQDGKGVGRKLNFLLQEMNREVNTIGSKTNDAAIAIVVVQMKEELERMREQVQNVE is encoded by the coding sequence ATGATCCGAAGCATGACAGGGTACGGCAAATGCGATGCCGTCGTCAACGGTACACCTACGAGCATCGAAGTCCGTTGCGTCAACGGCAGATATCTGGAACTGAACTGCCGCATGCCGAAGGAGTGGGCGGACAAGGAAGGTGCCGTTCGTGAAACGGCGCGCGAACAGGTATCGCGCGGCTCGCTGTCGATCTTCATCCGTCAGGATGACATGCCTTCTGCCCAGCCGGTGCGTGTCAATCCGACGATCGCCCGCGGCTACGTGGAGGCCTTGCGTTCCCTCAAGCAGGAGCTCTCGCTCGATGGCGAGATCACGATGGATCACCTCGTCCAGTTCTCGTCGATCTTCCAGGCACCCGATGCCGAGGGAGAGCGCCCCGATCCCTGGCCTGAGCTGCATCGCGCCCTGGTGGACGCATTGCGGAATCTTAATACGATGCGCGATCTGGAAGGTGCCGAGCTCTACAAGGACTTCGCCGCACGTCTCGAAGGCATCGAGACGGGGCTGGTCGACGTCGAGGCCCGCTCGATCGCCCGGATTCCGGTGGAACGTGAACGTCTGCGTGAGCGTGTGCGCCAGTTGATGGCCGAAGACGCCGTGGATGAGCAGCGTTTGCAACTCGAAATCGTGCTGCTGGCCGAGAAGCTCGACGTTTCCGAAGAATGCGTACGCCTCCGTAGCCACATCAAGTACTTCCGCGAGAACCTCCAGGATGGCAAGGGTGTGGGGCGCAAGCTCAACTTCCTGCTGCAGGAGATGAACAGGGAAGTGAATACGATCGGTTCGAAGACGAACGACGCGGCCATCGCCATCGTCGTCGTCCAGATGAAGGAAGAACTCGAACGGATGCGTGAGCAGGTGCAGAATGTCGAATGA
- a CDS encoding cytochrome C oxidase Cbb3 (CcoN/CcoO FixN/FixO): MARPERDEGRGQVESFAYDNAIVKNFAIATAVWGVIGMLVGLIIAIKLWAPDFLGFIPQLSYGRLRPLHTNAVIFAFAGNAIFVGVYYSLQRLCKARMYSDFFSRLHFWGWQFIIVLAAVTLPLGFTTSKEYAELEWPIDILITIVWVVFGWNMLGTIARRRERHMYVAIWFYIATFLTVALLHIVNSFELPVSLLKSYSAYAGVQDALVQWWYGHNAVAFFLTTPFLGIMYYFVPKAAERPVFSYRLSIVHFWSLIFIYIWAGPHHLLYTALPDWAQSLGTVFSVMLIAPSWGGMLNGLLTLRGAWDKVRTDPVLKFMVVGITAYGMSTFEGPMMSIKGVSAITHYTDYIIGHVHLGALAWNGGLTFAMLYYIVPRIWGTKLFSVKLANWHFWAMTLGIAFYVIPLYFGGIVQSLMWKDFNPDGTLVNPNFLETVIRIVPMYVLRSVGGGLYLLGTGLGVYNLWKTARSGSFIADEGVRAVREPRVDAADAKHDYWHRLLEKKPFRFSVLVVVVVLIGGIVEYVPTALISSNVPTIATVTPYTPLELEGRDLYIREGCVGCHSQMIRPFRSETERYGQYSQAGEFVYDRPFLWGSKRTGPDLHRIGRKYPDAWHWNHMKEPGSTSPKSIMPGYPWLYDAKLDLGHTEGKIITLRKLGVPYPEGYESKAVTDLTAQAATIAEGLRSSGFKDVSADREIIALIAYLQRLGTDIKKPAVAMEE, from the coding sequence ATGGCACGACCGGAACGGGATGAAGGGCGGGGACAGGTCGAATCGTTCGCCTACGACAACGCCATCGTGAAGAACTTCGCGATCGCGACGGCGGTATGGGGCGTCATCGGCATGCTCGTGGGTCTCATCATCGCCATCAAGCTGTGGGCACCGGACTTCCTCGGCTTCATTCCTCAACTGTCCTACGGACGCCTTCGTCCGTTGCATACGAATGCCGTCATCTTCGCCTTCGCAGGCAATGCGATCTTCGTCGGAGTCTACTACTCGTTGCAGCGCCTGTGCAAAGCGCGCATGTACAGCGACTTCTTCAGCAGGTTGCATTTCTGGGGATGGCAGTTCATCATCGTTCTGGCAGCGGTGACGCTGCCGCTGGGCTTCACGACGAGCAAGGAATACGCCGAACTCGAATGGCCGATCGACATCCTGATCACGATCGTGTGGGTGGTGTTCGGATGGAACATGCTCGGTACCATCGCCCGGCGCCGTGAACGGCATATGTACGTGGCCATATGGTTCTACATCGCGACCTTCCTGACCGTGGCCCTGCTCCACATCGTGAACTCGTTCGAGCTTCCGGTATCCCTGCTGAAGAGCTATTCGGCCTACGCAGGTGTACAGGATGCCCTGGTGCAGTGGTGGTACGGACACAATGCTGTGGCATTCTTCCTTACCACACCGTTCCTCGGAATCATGTACTACTTCGTTCCGAAGGCGGCCGAACGTCCGGTATTCAGCTACCGGTTGTCCATCGTCCACTTCTGGTCGCTCATCTTCATATACATCTGGGCCGGTCCTCACCACCTGCTCTATACTGCATTGCCGGACTGGGCACAGTCGCTCGGTACCGTCTTCTCCGTCATGCTCATCGCTCCGTCGTGGGGCGGCATGCTCAACGGTCTCCTGACGCTTCGCGGAGCATGGGACAAGGTCCGTACGGATCCCGTTCTCAAGTTCATGGTCGTCGGCATCACGGCCTACGGCATGAGCACGTTCGAAGGGCCCATGATGTCGATCAAGGGTGTGAGCGCCATCACGCACTATACCGACTACATCATCGGCCACGTCCATCTCGGAGCGCTTGCATGGAACGGCGGCCTGACCTTCGCCATGCTCTACTACATCGTGCCACGCATCTGGGGTACGAAGCTCTTCTCCGTCAAGCTCGCCAACTGGCACTTCTGGGCCATGACGCTCGGCATCGCCTTCTACGTGATTCCGCTGTACTTCGGTGGCATCGTACAGTCGCTGATGTGGAAGGACTTCAATCCGGACGGCACGCTCGTCAATCCGAACTTCCTGGAAACGGTGATCCGCATCGTTCCCATGTACGTCCTGCGCTCGGTGGGTGGGGGGCTCTATCTCCTCGGTACCGGCCTCGGAGTCTACAACCTCTGGAAGACGGCGCGGAGCGGTTCGTTCATCGCCGACGAGGGAGTACGGGCCGTCCGCGAACCGCGCGTGGACGCGGCCGATGCGAAGCACGACTACTGGCACCGTCTGCTCGAGAAGAAACCCTTCCGGTTCTCGGTTCTCGTCGTCGTCGTCGTGCTCATCGGCGGTATCGTCGAATACGTTCCGACTGCGTTGATCAGCTCGAACGTGCCTACGATCGCAACGGTGACGCCGTATACGCCGCTCGAACTCGAAGGACGCGACCTCTACATCCGTGAAGGATGCGTGGGATGCCATTCGCAGATGATCCGTCCGTTCCGTAGCGAGACGGAACGCTACGGACAGTATTCGCAGGCCGGCGAGTTCGTCTACGATCGTCCGTTCCTCTGGGGATCGAAACGAACGGGTCCCGACCTGCATCGTATCGGACGCAAGTATCCTGATGCATGGCACTGGAACCACATGAAGGAGCCGGGGTCGACGTCGCCGAAGTCCATCATGCCAGGCTATCCGTGGCTCTATGATGCCAAGCTCGACCTCGGTCATACCGAGGGCAAGATCATCACGCTACGCAAGCTCGGCGTGCCGTATCCGGAAGGGTACGAGTCGAAGGCGGTGACCGATCTCACCGCGCAGGCGGCCACGATCGCCGAAGGACTCCGTTCGTCGGGATTCAAGGACGTCTCGGCCGATCGTGAGATCATCGCTCTCATCGCCTATCTGCAGAGACTCGGAACGGACATCAAGAAACCCGCCGTCGCAATGGAGGAATGA